In Oscillospiraceae bacterium, a genomic segment contains:
- a CDS encoding UDP-N-acetylmuramoyl-L-alanyl-D-glutamate--2,6-diaminopimelate ligase, with translation MSIGMRLYQLLERVDVLSVCRDCEITSIVSDSRKICPGDLFVAISGIHFDGHNACGEVLEKGAAAVIVERDLGLPHQVIVSDSRTALNKLIAAYYEYPSEEYKLIGVTGTSGKTSTTFMVKAMLDRLGKKTGLIGTVKCMAGSREFPADQTTPEPEELQRLFKLMAVEGCEYVVMEVSSQGIAQGRIDGCRFEAAAFTNFSQDHLDYHGSMQAYLNAKKPLFALAKSAVSNADDPKGAEGVELFTGKPLFISVRGKGVLNASNIECDIKGTRFDLEYNGEKRHISVPILGNFTVYNAMTAAALLMQCGFGFDEVCRAFSSVTTVPGRLELIPTCRDFTILLDYAHKPDALEKVLKTVRSFSTGRVVVLFGCGGDRDKLKRPLMGKIAEELADFVYVTSDNPRHEAPDAIIGEILEGMKQPKKRRVISDRREAIKTAILEHQPGDVVILAGKGHEAYQKIGDSVLHFDEREITAQFLSLL, from the coding sequence ATGAGTATCGGAATGCGGCTGTATCAATTATTGGAGCGTGTTGATGTATTGTCGGTCTGCAGGGACTGCGAGATTACCAGCATTGTCAGCGATTCGCGTAAAATATGCCCCGGCGATTTGTTTGTCGCGATCAGCGGCATCCATTTCGACGGGCATAATGCCTGCGGCGAAGTTTTGGAAAAAGGTGCCGCAGCAGTCATTGTCGAGCGCGATCTCGGACTTCCGCATCAGGTAATCGTCAGCGATTCAAGAACGGCTTTGAATAAACTTATCGCCGCCTATTATGAATATCCCAGTGAGGAATACAAACTGATCGGCGTAACCGGAACCAGCGGAAAGACCAGCACGACATTTATGGTGAAAGCGATGCTCGACCGCCTCGGAAAGAAGACCGGATTGATCGGAACCGTCAAATGCATGGCGGGAAGCCGCGAATTCCCGGCCGACCAAACGACACCGGAACCCGAAGAACTGCAAAGATTGTTTAAATTGATGGCGGTCGAGGGTTGCGAGTATGTCGTGATGGAGGTCAGTTCTCAGGGCATCGCACAAGGGAGAATCGATGGCTGCCGCTTCGAAGCGGCAGCATTCACGAATTTTTCGCAGGACCATCTCGATTATCATGGCAGCATGCAGGCTTATCTGAACGCCAAAAAACCGTTGTTCGCATTGGCGAAATCAGCTGTATCTAACGCCGATGACCCGAAAGGCGCTGAGGGCGTGGAATTGTTTACGGGTAAACCACTGTTTATCTCGGTCAGGGGAAAAGGCGTTCTGAACGCGTCAAACATCGAATGCGACATCAAAGGCACGCGGTTCGATCTGGAATACAACGGGGAAAAACGGCATATCAGCGTCCCGATTCTCGGCAATTTTACAGTCTACAACGCTATGACGGCAGCAGCGCTGCTTATGCAGTGCGGCTTCGGTTTCGATGAGGTCTGCAGAGCATTCAGCTCGGTCACAACAGTTCCTGGGCGATTGGAACTGATTCCGACCTGCAGGGACTTCACGATTTTATTGGATTATGCGCATAAACCCGATGCACTTGAAAAAGTGCTCAAGACCGTTAGAAGTTTTTCGACGGGCAGAGTGGTCGTGCTGTTCGGGTGCGGTGGCGACCGTGACAAGCTCAAACGGCCTTTGATGGGCAAAATCGCCGAAGAGCTGGCGGATTTTGTTTATGTCACTTCCGACAATCCGCGCCACGAAGCCCCCGATGCAATCATCGGCGAGATTCTGGAAGGCATGAAACAGCCGAAAAAGCGCAGAGTGATCAGCGACCGGCGTGAGGCCATCAAGACGGCGATTTTGGAACATCAGCCCGGCGATGTAGTAATACTCGCCGGAAAAGGCCACGAAGCCTATCAAAAGATTGGCGACTCAGTACTGCATTTCGACGAGCGCGAGATTACGGCTCAGTTTTTGAGTTTATTATAA
- the mraY gene encoding phospho-N-acetylmuramoyl-pentapeptide-transferase, which translates to MNNWTLIGLGGLIAFIITWLSGYLMIPWLHKIKFGQPIKEIGPTWHEKKRGTPTMGGMTFILASIVALVITMVMTGGANDTYGSTEAVQGINYKLICGLIMALFFTFCGFLDDYAKVTKQKNAGITGWQKLFLQTLTAIAYLSTMALLGLADTLVWVPYAGWFDIGFWYYPVMVVLIVGTVNAVNIHDGIDGLSSSTTSIVSIAFLIIFSVLRAFGGQVWAAILLGCCLGFLIHNHNPAKVFMGDMGNHFLGGIVVAMAFYIEKPLLLIPVGIAYYIDMLSVVLQVASFKFTGKRIFKMSPIHHSYEMSGWSENKIVAFFSAIGLVGAVVGVVLAVNG; encoded by the coding sequence ATGAACAACTGGACACTTATTGGTTTAGGCGGTCTGATCGCCTTTATCATCACCTGGCTCTCGGGATACCTGATGATCCCTTGGCTGCATAAAATTAAATTCGGGCAGCCGATCAAAGAGATCGGTCCGACCTGGCATGAAAAAAAGCGCGGAACTCCGACGATGGGCGGCATGACATTTATTCTGGCGTCGATTGTCGCTTTAGTCATAACAATGGTTATGACCGGCGGTGCAAACGACACTTACGGATCAACCGAGGCGGTTCAAGGAATCAATTATAAACTGATCTGCGGCTTAATTATGGCGTTGTTTTTTACATTCTGCGGCTTTTTAGATGATTACGCCAAGGTCACCAAACAAAAAAACGCAGGTATCACCGGTTGGCAGAAATTATTCCTTCAAACACTCACAGCAATTGCTTATCTTTCAACGATGGCGCTGCTCGGGCTTGCCGATACTTTGGTCTGGGTGCCTTATGCGGGTTGGTTTGATATCGGGTTTTGGTACTATCCGGTTATGGTCGTGCTGATTGTCGGAACCGTAAATGCGGTCAACATTCATGACGGCATCGACGGATTAAGTTCGTCCACCACATCAATTGTATCGATCGCCTTTTTAATAATTTTTTCGGTGCTGCGGGCTTTCGGAGGGCAAGTTTGGGCGGCAATCCTCTTAGGCTGCTGTCTGGGCTTTTTAATACATAATCACAATCCGGCAAAAGTATTTATGGGTGACATGGGCAATCACTTTTTGGGCGGCATCGTAGTCGCAATGGCCTTTTATATCGAAAAACCCCTGTTGTTGATTCCTGTCGGAATCGCTTATTACATTGATATGCTCTCGGTTGTGCTGCAGGTCGCGTCATTCAAATTCACCGGAAAACGGATTTTCAAAATGAGCCCGATTCATCACAGTTATGAGATGAGCGGCTGGAGTGAGAATAAGATCGTTGCTTTTTTTTCCGCTATCGGGCTTGTCGGAGCAGTCGTCGGCGTTGTCCTTGCCGTCAACGGCTGA
- the ftsW gene encoding putative lipid II flippase FtsW has product MQGTGQKMPTGHPPSVRTPSVRGNLRAIEAQKKKSIFYGIAARGYFDLPFFFLVIILLAFGLVMLYSASNVYALQHEGDSAFYVVRQLRFALIGVICMVLISYINYNALKRFAWIFYLAGLVLLVVVLFMPLRNGARRWIYIGSFNFQPSELMKFFIIVLFAKLISDFSEKTDFERRMRSFKNGVLPFLILLVPVVLLMYKEPHMSGIVLFVSITAVMMWVGGTHWAYFVGIFGAIAVGLAAIVLSGNIQYMLDRVSYWLDPWSDPLDKGYQTIQSLYAIGSGGLWGVGLGNSRQKHLYIPEPQNDFIYAVICEELGFIGAVVLILLFVWLLWRGFKIAFRARDKFGAMLAVGLSVQVGLQALLNIAVVTNTIPNTGISLPFFSSGGTSLMMLLAEMGVVLSVSRSTTIDNAL; this is encoded by the coding sequence ATGCAGGGGACTGGCCAGAAGATGCCCACAGGGCACCCGCCATCGGTCCGAACGCCTTCGGTCCGCGGAAATCTGCGTGCAATTGAAGCGCAAAAAAAGAAGTCGATTTTCTACGGCATCGCCGCAAGGGGCTATTTTGATCTGCCGTTTTTCTTTCTGGTCATCATCCTGCTCGCTTTCGGACTTGTGATGTTGTATTCAGCTTCCAATGTCTATGCGCTTCAGCATGAGGGCGATAGCGCTTTTTACGTGGTGCGCCAGCTTAGGTTTGCGCTGATCGGCGTAATTTGTATGGTCTTGATCTCATATATCAACTACAATGCACTCAAGCGGTTCGCTTGGATTTTCTATCTTGCAGGTCTTGTTTTACTCGTCGTAGTTCTGTTCATGCCGTTAAGAAATGGCGCACGGCGCTGGATATATATCGGCAGCTTCAATTTTCAGCCATCCGAATTAATGAAATTTTTCATTATTGTACTTTTTGCCAAACTCATCTCGGATTTTTCGGAAAAGACCGATTTTGAACGCCGGATGCGCAGTTTTAAAAATGGTGTTCTTCCGTTCTTGATTTTACTCGTTCCGGTTGTACTTTTGATGTATAAAGAACCTCATATGTCGGGCATTGTGTTGTTCGTGTCGATCACGGCGGTCATGATGTGGGTGGGCGGAACACACTGGGCTTATTTTGTGGGGATTTTCGGTGCTATTGCAGTCGGCCTCGCGGCAATCGTCTTATCAGGCAATATTCAATACATGCTCGATCGGGTGTCTTACTGGCTGGATCCGTGGTCGGATCCGCTCGATAAGGGTTACCAGACCATCCAATCACTTTACGCCATCGGTTCGGGAGGGCTTTGGGGCGTCGGGCTCGGTAATTCACGCCAGAAACACCTCTATATCCCCGAGCCGCAAAATGATTTTATTTATGCCGTCATCTGCGAGGAACTCGGTTTTATCGGGGCGGTAGTTCTGATCTTGCTGTTTGTATGGCTCTTATGGCGCGGATTTAAAATAGCGTTTCGGGCCAGGGATAAATTCGGTGCGATGCTTGCCGTCGGCCTTTCCGTTCAAGTGGGACTTCAAGCGCTTTTAAACATCGCGGTCGTCACCAACACCATTCCGAATACCGGCATCTCATTGCCGTTTTTCTCATCCGGAGGGACATCTCTGATGATGCTGCTAGCCGAGATGGGGGTCGTTTTGTCGGTCTCCCGATCTACGACGATTGACAACGCATTATAG
- the murG gene encoding undecaprenyldiphospho-muramoylpentapeptide beta-N-acetylglucosaminyltransferase has protein sequence MRILITGGGTGGHINPALAIAGYIRKLHPDWDVAFAGDPNKMEGRLVPAAGYKMYPIKMDGLARHLSFQNIVHNFKTIQTAVKALKTADKILDRFQPDLVIGVGGFVSWPVVSRAAKHGIKTMIHEQNTFPGVTTKLLSGKSDIVLLPNAKAGERLPKARHKAIVGNPIRDEFIYADRANARKKYGIKPDEILIISAGGSLGAKVFNKVMAEFLTMIKTLPNCRFVHGTGRGYYEPFIKTLDEAHVRYNHPEDRISVLEFIDDMPTLMTACDLMISRAGASILAELAVTATPAILIPSPNVTENHQYYNAKLIEQNGGAIVITEDELTANLLYDTIRRIISSRETVEKMRKGEQSLAIYDVCDRIYEQIRRIFKQ, from the coding sequence ATGCGAATCTTGATCACCGGCGGCGGAACCGGCGGCCATATCAATCCGGCGCTTGCGATCGCCGGATATATTCGAAAGCTGCATCCCGACTGGGACGTAGCCTTTGCAGGTGATCCCAACAAGATGGAAGGCCGGCTCGTGCCCGCGGCGGGTTATAAGATGTATCCAATCAAGATGGACGGTCTTGCGCGGCATTTATCTTTTCAAAATATCGTCCACAATTTTAAGACCATCCAAACCGCAGTCAAAGCGCTGAAAACCGCCGATAAAATCCTCGACCGGTTTCAGCCCGATCTCGTCATCGGTGTCGGCGGATTTGTGAGCTGGCCCGTTGTCAGCCGCGCGGCAAAACACGGCATAAAGACGATGATTCACGAACAGAATACGTTTCCCGGTGTGACCACAAAATTACTTTCGGGTAAATCAGACATTGTTTTACTGCCAAACGCCAAGGCCGGAGAACGGCTCCCGAAGGCTAGGCACAAAGCTATTGTCGGAAATCCGATCCGCGATGAATTTATTTATGCCGACCGTGCAAACGCCCGTAAAAAATACGGCATCAAGCCGGATGAAATTTTAATTATTTCAGCGGGAGGCTCTTTAGGCGCGAAGGTCTTCAACAAAGTAATGGCAGAATTTTTAACGATGATTAAAACTCTTCCAAACTGCCGGTTTGTACATGGGACAGGGCGGGGTTACTACGAGCCCTTTATTAAAACGCTTGATGAGGCTCATGTTCGGTACAACCACCCCGAGGACCGTATTTCGGTCTTGGAGTTCATCGATGATATGCCGACTTTGATGACGGCCTGTGACCTGATGATCAGCCGGGCAGGTGCATCGATCCTCGCCGAACTTGCGGTCACGGCAACCCCGGCTATTTTAATACCGTCCCCGAATGTCACCGAAAATCACCAATATTATAATGCGAAACTGATCGAACAAAACGGCGGGGCGATTGTAATCACCGAAGATGAATTGACCGCAAATCTGTTGTACGACACAATCAGGCGTATTATCTCCAGCCGGGAGACGGTGGAAAAAATGCGCAAAGGCGAACAATCGCTTGCCATCTACGACGTCTGCGACCGAATCTATGAACAAATAAGGCGAATTTTTAAGCAGTAA
- the murA gene encoding UDP-N-acetylglucosamine 1-carboxyvinyltransferase, with protein MADLAVIGGKRLLGEIKVQGSKNGVLPLISASYLCDGPVKITNCPHLSDIDSCIEILTSLGCEAALENGVMCIKPASEPGYSIDDALMRRMRSSSIFLGAMLAKTGRAEITYPGGCVLGCRPLDIHLYGLRELGAVVSDSGGKIVCVAEKPLKGAKISFSFPSVGATQNIMIAASTAHGHTTIINAAQEPEVEKLVEFLNACGAKINMRGSVITIDGVARLNGCEFENMPDRIATATYMAATAICGGEIFMRGAIASNMDSVLSAFETCGGRIFSGKDGIYFRFKKPPKPIPTLRTMPYPGFPTDAQPLMGAVLAYATGTSTIIETIFENRFKYADELNRMGANVRVYDRTAVIEGKRSLQGAEVAASDLRAGAALVVAALGAEGKSVIHNTEYIGRGYEDIQRDFTTIGGRIWKEYIED; from the coding sequence ATGGCGGACTTGGCAGTAATCGGCGGAAAGCGGCTTCTCGGCGAAATTAAAGTTCAGGGTTCAAAAAACGGCGTTTTGCCGCTTATATCTGCTTCTTATCTTTGTGACGGGCCGGTGAAAATCACCAATTGCCCGCATCTGAGCGATATCGACAGCTGCATCGAAATTTTGACCTCTCTCGGCTGCGAGGCGGCGTTGGAAAACGGCGTCATGTGCATCAAACCGGCCTCAGAACCGGGTTATTCCATCGATGATGCCCTGATGCGCAGAATGCGCTCATCTTCAATTTTCTTAGGCGCTATGCTCGCAAAAACCGGAAGAGCGGAAATCACCTATCCCGGCGGATGTGTGCTCGGATGCAGGCCGCTCGATATCCATCTCTACGGTCTGCGTGAACTCGGCGCAGTGGTCAGCGACAGCGGCGGAAAGATCGTCTGCGTCGCCGAAAAACCCTTAAAAGGCGCAAAAATCTCATTTTCTTTTCCGAGCGTCGGCGCGACGCAGAACATAATGATCGCCGCCTCGACGGCTCACGGGCATACGACCATCATCAATGCGGCGCAAGAACCGGAAGTTGAAAAGCTTGTTGAATTCCTAAATGCATGCGGCGCAAAAATCAATATGCGGGGCAGTGTGATAACGATTGATGGTGTCGCTCGGCTGAATGGCTGTGAATTCGAAAATATGCCGGACCGTATCGCAACGGCGACATATATGGCAGCGACAGCAATCTGCGGCGGCGAGATCTTTATGCGTGGTGCAATCGCCTCGAACATGGATTCGGTGCTTTCGGCATTTGAAACTTGCGGCGGGAGGATTTTCTCCGGCAAGGATGGCATCTATTTTCGATTTAAAAAACCTCCGAAACCCATTCCGACGCTGCGGACAATGCCTTATCCGGGTTTTCCGACCGACGCGCAGCCATTGATGGGAGCGGTTTTGGCATATGCAACCGGAACATCAACCATTATAGAGACGATTTTTGAAAATCGTTTTAAATACGCCGACGAACTTAACCGGATGGGTGCGAACGTACGGGTTTATGACCGTACCGCGGTCATTGAAGGTAAAAGAAGTTTGCAAGGCGCAGAGGTAGCGGCAAGTGATCTGAGGGCAGGTGCTGCGCTGGTCGTTGCGGCACTCGGCGCTGAAGGAAAGAGCGTCATCCACAACACCGAGTACATCGGGCGCGGTTATGAGGACATCCAACGGGATTTTACGACAATCGGAGGCCGCATCTGGAAGGAATATATCGAGGATTGA
- a CDS encoding FtsQ-type POTRA domain-containing protein, producing MTESKANIKKRHRVPIGSQLPKRRRRGKRGLYAVPIFLIAVIVGTVLCSTVFFKIETITVKGNTRYTSDQIIAASGIELGDNLIRLKKNKVIYGIAANLEYAETITLKKQLPGEVVITVSEPAQTAIVTLGASNYVLISGKGRILEYNYSGEGIRYEGILNLTIENGFIAAGEAETLARLNDVTAAFSEGALTQITAVGTSSATGNYVVWANRVKILLGSSDDLAQKVKFAKYFIENELGENETGVADVSAGKQLYFDPSPLTEYAITASSQSMPENSQTLGTSSGS from the coding sequence ATGACGGAAAGCAAAGCAAACATAAAAAAAAGGCACAGAGTCCCGATCGGCTCCCAACTGCCCAAACGGCGCAGAAGGGGAAAGCGCGGACTATATGCGGTTCCGATTTTTTTGATCGCCGTGATCGTCGGTACCGTTTTGTGCAGTACAGTATTTTTTAAGATTGAAACGATTACGGTAAAGGGAAATACGCGTTATACCTCCGACCAGATTATCGCTGCTTCCGGTATCGAACTCGGAGACAATCTGATTCGGCTTAAAAAGAATAAGGTCATTTACGGAATTGCGGCCAATTTAGAATATGCCGAGACGATCACTTTAAAAAAGCAGCTGCCCGGCGAAGTGGTCATCACCGTCAGCGAACCCGCGCAAACGGCGATCGTCACCCTGGGGGCCAGTAATTATGTTCTCATCAGCGGCAAAGGCAGGATCTTGGAATATAATTATTCCGGAGAAGGGATCCGGTATGAAGGAATTTTGAATCTGACGATTGAAAACGGATTCATAGCAGCCGGAGAAGCCGAGACTTTAGCACGGCTGAATGATGTCACAGCGGCTTTTAGCGAAGGAGCACTGACTCAGATCACTGCAGTCGGGACTTCGAGCGCCACAGGAAATTATGTTGTTTGGGCTAATCGGGTAAAAATTTTGCTCGGTTCATCCGATGATTTGGCGCAAAAAGTAAAATTTGCCAAATATTTCATCGAAAACGAACTCGGCGAAAACGAGACCGGTGTCGCGGATGTGAGTGCGGGAAAGCAATTGTATTTCGATCCGAGCCCATTGACCGAATATGCAATTACCGCTTCTTCGCAATCTATGCCGGAGAATTCGCAGACCTTGGGAACAAGTTCCGGTTCTTAA
- the ftsZ gene encoding cell division protein FtsZ, whose amino-acid sequence MPFEFDNETTRGVNIKVVGVGGGGGNAISRMCKSGMTSAEFIAINTDKQALDFVQATQKLQIGDKVTKGLGAGSMPERGQRAAEESRDDIAAALQRADMVFVTAGMGGGTGTGAAPMVASIARELGALTIGIVTTPFTWEGLKRMKNAEAGVAMLQETVDALIIVPNDRLKLVSQEKITLINAFEIADDVLRQGVQSISDLINVPGLVNLDFADVSAVMKDAGYAHMGIGRATGKDKAIEAANAAITSPLLETSISGARSVIINITSSPDIGLEDIETASTMIAQSAHPEANIIWGAAFDEMMSDEIKITVIATGFAQSGVNSVGKDLFSEQVNGLFTQSTPRPRTEPPKTTVPSFEQKPLPKTTPPQFKPQPTVPQKNDKTAASNDDDYFDIMNIFKHKK is encoded by the coding sequence ATGCCGTTTGAGTTCGATAACGAAACCACCAGAGGTGTGAATATAAAAGTTGTCGGCGTCGGCGGAGGCGGGGGAAACGCCATCAGCCGTATGTGCAAATCCGGGATGACCAGCGCCGAATTTATCGCCATCAATACGGACAAGCAGGCGCTCGATTTTGTCCAAGCTACTCAAAAACTCCAAATCGGAGACAAGGTGACCAAAGGTCTCGGTGCGGGTTCTATGCCCGAACGGGGTCAGCGTGCCGCAGAAGAGAGCCGCGATGATATCGCCGCAGCACTGCAAAGAGCCGATATGGTATTTGTCACCGCCGGAATGGGCGGAGGTACCGGTACAGGCGCCGCTCCGATGGTAGCCTCAATCGCAAGAGAACTCGGCGCACTGACTATCGGCATCGTCACCACTCCTTTTACCTGGGAAGGTCTCAAGCGCATGAAGAATGCCGAAGCCGGTGTCGCAATGCTCCAGGAGACTGTCGACGCATTGATCATCGTCCCGAACGACCGTCTCAAACTGGTCTCACAGGAAAAAATCACACTGATAAATGCTTTTGAAATCGCCGATGATGTGCTGCGGCAGGGCGTCCAGAGCATTTCCGACCTCATCAACGTACCGGGACTTGTCAACCTCGACTTTGCCGACGTCTCCGCCGTCATGAAGGACGCCGGTTATGCCCATATGGGCATCGGGCGGGCTACCGGAAAGGACAAGGCGATCGAAGCAGCAAACGCGGCAATCACCAGCCCGCTGCTCGAGACTTCAATTTCAGGCGCGCGCTCGGTCATCATCAATATCACCTCTTCGCCGGATATCGGACTTGAAGATATTGAGACTGCCTCGACGATGATCGCCCAATCGGCGCATCCCGAAGCGAACATCATTTGGGGCGCGGCGTTCGATGAGATGATGTCGGATGAAATTAAAATCACGGTCATAGCGACTGGCTTTGCCCAAAGCGGTGTAAACTCGGTCGGAAAAGATCTCTTTTCGGAACAGGTCAACGGATTGTTCACTCAGAGCACGCCTCGTCCGCGCACCGAACCGCCAAAGACAACCGTCCCGAGTTTTGAACAAAAACCGCTGCCGAAGACAACGCCGCCGCAGTTCAAGCCCCAGCCGACAGTGCCGCAAAAAAACGACAAAACGGCAGCTTCAAACGATGACGATTACTTCGACATCATGAACATTTTTAAACATAAGAAATAA
- a CDS encoding protein phosphatase 2C domain-containing protein, translated as MGKRVILEAAARSETGKVRGNNEDNLCIDGELFSAIQLDEGVRFADAFDFPCVIGVCDGMGGQEFGEFASAVTAQAIAEYRDALCGEDSETAITEFVTAANTRICNEITATGKRIGTTGAFMIFKNDLVVAVNIGDSRIYRYQNGVLSKISIDHTEAQMKINMGLMTPEQAETDGSRHRLTQYLGLFEDEMVLTPAIFEKAPEFDEIYLICSDGLTDMASDEVIAGILENGGTASQIADHLITAALSAGGGDNVTVAVAKITEAEDDRRLVKRLFSGKKTKLNPNTKHRSIFDFR; from the coding sequence GTGGGGAAAAGAGTAATTTTAGAAGCGGCAGCGCGTTCCGAGACCGGAAAGGTGCGCGGCAACAATGAGGATAACCTCTGTATCGACGGAGAATTATTCAGCGCAATCCAGCTTGACGAAGGCGTGCGGTTTGCCGACGCCTTCGATTTTCCGTGCGTTATCGGTGTCTGCGACGGTATGGGAGGTCAGGAGTTCGGTGAGTTTGCCTCGGCTGTCACGGCGCAGGCGATTGCGGAATATCGGGACGCATTATGCGGTGAGGACAGCGAAACCGCCATTACCGAATTTGTCACTGCAGCCAACACACGCATTTGTAATGAGATCACCGCAACCGGAAAGCGCATCGGAACGACCGGTGCGTTTATGATCTTCAAAAACGATTTAGTGGTTGCCGTTAATATCGGAGACAGCCGTATCTATCGATATCAAAACGGAGTCTTGTCTAAAATCAGCATCGATCATACCGAAGCGCAGATGAAAATCAATATGGGACTTATGACACCCGAACAAGCGGAAACCGACGGCAGCCGTCACCGGCTGACCCAGTATTTAGGTCTGTTTGAAGACGAGATGGTTCTGACACCGGCGATCTTTGAAAAAGCCCCGGAATTCGATGAAATTTACTTGATCTGCAGTGACGGACTGACCGACATGGCATCGGACGAAGTCATTGCCGGTATTTTGGAAAACGGCGGCACCGCTTCCCAGATTGCTGATCATCTGATAACCGCGGCGCTGTCAGCAGGAGGCGGAGACAATGTGACAGTGGCGGTGGCGAAGATCACTGAAGCCGAGGATGACCGCCGGTTGGTAAAACGGCTTTTTTCCGGCAAGAAAACAAAGCTGAACCCGAACACTAAACACCGTTCGATCTTTGATTTCCGGTGA
- a CDS encoding FumA C-terminus/TtdB family hydratase beta subunit has translation MTEVTTKQLAEKTVELNAGDDILLSGTIYTARDAAHKRLAQLIDEKEPLPFDLKGAVIYYCGPTPAPNGMVIGSCGPTTSSRMDSYAPRLYGLGIAATIGKGRRNSGVVSAIEKNKAYYLCALGGCGALIADCVRSSEVVAFEDLGCEAIRKLEVEKLPLIVGVDATGVSALK, from the coding sequence GTGACAGAGGTTACAACAAAACAGCTCGCCGAAAAAACGGTGGAATTGAATGCCGGAGATGATATCTTATTATCCGGCACGATCTATACCGCACGCGACGCCGCCCACAAGCGCCTTGCGCAGCTGATTGATGAAAAAGAACCGCTGCCGTTCGACCTGAAAGGCGCTGTAATCTATTACTGCGGTCCGACGCCCGCACCGAACGGTATGGTCATCGGCTCCTGCGGCCCCACGACTTCGTCTCGCATGGATTCGTATGCCCCGCGGCTGTATGGTCTCGGTATTGCCGCGACCATCGGGAAAGGGCGAAGAAACTCCGGCGTCGTCTCTGCTATTGAAAAGAACAAGGCCTATTATCTCTGCGCACTGGGGGGCTGCGGCGCTTTGATCGCCGATTGCGTAAGAAGCAGTGAAGTAGTCGCTTTTGAAGATCTCGGCTGCGAGGCAATTCGAAAACTGGAAGTAGAAAAGCTGCCGTTGATCGTCGGAGTCGATGCGACGGGTGTGTCGGCATTAAAATAG
- a CDS encoding SIS domain-containing protein — MDIQELIIRHPKLLYCGEDIENAVKELKTCFSGGGRVYICGNGGSAADSTHIVGELVKGFLSKRPLDDAIKCRLAAIDSELGVKLGEKLQGGLPAHDLCENISLSSAVANDIDPDMIYAQQLIAYGQAGDILIAISTSGNAKNTAYAAVTAHALGMTVIGLTGETGGKLKELCGICIRVPEKETYKVQELHLPVYHYLCAKVENDLFGAE, encoded by the coding sequence ATGGATATTCAGGAATTGATTATACGGCATCCCAAGCTTTTATATTGCGGCGAAGATATTGAAAATGCCGTAAAAGAGCTCAAAACCTGTTTTTCCGGCGGCGGACGCGTCTATATTTGCGGCAACGGCGGAAGCGCTGCCGACAGCACCCACATTGTCGGCGAATTGGTCAAGGGTTTCCTGTCCAAACGCCCGCTTGACGATGCCATAAAATGCCGGCTCGCCGCAATCGATTCCGAGCTCGGCGTAAAACTCGGCGAAAAATTACAGGGCGGCCTTCCCGCACATGATCTGTGCGAAAATATCTCCCTTTCATCCGCGGTGGCAAACGATATCGATCCCGATATGATCTATGCGCAGCAATTGATCGCCTATGGGCAGGCAGGGGATATTCTGATTGCGATTTCAACCTCGGGAAACGCTAAAAACACCGCCTACGCCGCAGTGACGGCCCATGCACTCGGCATGACCGTGATTGGGCTGACCGGTGAGACCGGCGGCAAGCTGAAAGAGCTCTGCGGCATCTGCATCCGTGTACCGGAAAAAGAGACTTATAAAGTCCAGGAACTGCATCTGCCGGTCTATCATTATCTTTGTGCCAAAGTTGAAAATGATCTCTTCGGCGCGGAATAA